A single region of the Salvia splendens isolate huo1 chromosome 18, SspV2, whole genome shotgun sequence genome encodes:
- the LOC121775706 gene encoding 3-deoxy-manno-octulosonate cytidylyltransferase, mitochondrial-like translates to MPISDPPSSLSGSVSTKSWIIHGMAAGAAAALAVGAHYMYYRRSGKFRSRVVGIIPARYASSRFQGKPLVNILGKPMIQRTWERAKMAASLDHIVVATDDEKIADCCRGFGADVMMTSESCRNGTERCNEALSKLNKRYDVVVNIQGDEPLIEPEIIDGIVKALQAAPDAVFSTAVTSLKPEDAHDPNRVKCVVDNHGYAIYFSRGLIPFNKSGNVNPHFPYLLHLGIQSYDTKFLNIYPELPPTPLQLEEDLEQLKVLENGYKMKVIKVDHEAHGVDVPEDVDKIESYMRERNLH, encoded by the exons ATGCCGATTTCCGATCCGCCATCGTCTTTATCAGGCTCTGTCTCCACCAAGTCGTGGATTATCCACGGCATGGCGGCGGGGGCCGCCGCTGCCCTGGCGGTTGGCGCCCATTACATGTATTATCGGCGATCTGGAAAGTTCCGGAGCCGAGTGGTCGGAATCATACCCGCCCGCTACGCTTCTTCCCGCTTCCAGGGAAAGCCTCTAGTTAACATCCTCGGCAAGCCTATGATCCAG AGAACATGGGAAAGAGCTAAAATGGCGGCCTCATTGGATCATATTG TTGTGGCGACTGATGATGAGAAAATTGCTGATTGCTGTAGAGGTTTTGGGGCCGATGTGATGATGACATCGGAGTCGTGCAGAAATG GGACGGAGCGTTGTAATGAAGCACTTAGCAAGCTGAATAAGCGATATGATGTTGTTGTTAATATCCAGGGTGATGAGCCGCTCATCGAACCTGAGATAATAGACGGCATTGTCAAAGCGCTGCAG GCTGCTCCAGATGCAGTCTTCAGCACTGCAGTTACTTCTCTGAAACCTGAAGATGCACATGATCCAAATCGTGTCAAATGTGTGGTGGATAACCATGGCTATGCGATTTATTTCTCTCGAGGATTAATACCATTTAATAA GTCCGGGAATGTCAACCCTCATTTTCCATATTTGCTTCATTTGGGGATTCAG AGCTATGATACAAAGTTTCTCAACATATACCCAGAGCTGCCTCCAACTCCACTTCAGCTGGAGGAAGATCTTGAGCAACTGAAAGTTCTTGAAAACGGATACAAGATGAAG GTTATAAAAGTCGATCATGAGGCCCACGGTGTTGACGTCCCAGAAGATGTAGATAAAATAGAGAGCTACATGCGCGAACGGAACCTGCATTAG